In one window of Bacteriovorax sp. BAL6_X DNA:
- a CDS encoding HD-GYP domain-containing protein, whose amino-acid sequence MKKSKIVNLGERRKKASTRKSTTAKKSHSKKTIVNAKGVTDDPTQRLEAENKALKLEQKKICEMAARTILHALDCKDHYTYGHSTRVAYFSLTLGKEIGLNEDELYDLELSALFHDIGKIGVPDEVLNKPSRLTEDEFLQMKSHPEKSFEILQGFTHFEKVATFAKYHHERWDGRGYPDGLKGEDIPLFSRIILIADTFDAMTSTRVYRKGLDYEVAYAELEEFSGSQFDPELAKAFIRAMKKEEVKQEKTFTLTIIDGLFKKDAA is encoded by the coding sequence ATGAAGAAGAGTAAAATCGTAAATTTAGGAGAGAGGCGTAAGAAAGCTAGTACGCGCAAAAGCACGACAGCAAAGAAGAGTCACTCCAAAAAAACCATCGTTAATGCTAAGGGTGTAACTGATGATCCAACACAGAGATTAGAAGCTGAGAATAAAGCACTAAAGCTTGAGCAGAAAAAGATTTGCGAAATGGCCGCAAGAACGATTCTTCATGCACTAGATTGTAAAGACCACTACACTTACGGACACAGTACGCGTGTTGCCTACTTTAGTCTAACTCTTGGAAAAGAAATAGGACTAAACGAAGACGAATTATATGACCTAGAACTTTCTGCTTTATTTCATGATATTGGTAAAATAGGTGTGCCTGATGAGGTACTAAATAAGCCCTCACGACTTACAGAAGATGAGTTTCTTCAAATGAAAAGTCACCCTGAAAAATCATTTGAAATTTTACAAGGTTTTACCCACTTTGAAAAAGTCGCAACATTTGCAAAATATCACCACGAAAGATGGGATGGACGAGGATACCCAGACGGACTTAAGGGTGAAGATATTCCATTATTTTCTCGTATCATTCTAATTGCCGATACTTTCGACGCTATGACATCAACTCGAGTTTATCGTAAAGGACTTGATTATGAAGTTGCCTATGCTGAGCTAGAAGAGTTCTCTGGATCACAATTTGACCCAGAGTTAGCAAAAGCATTTATCAGAGCGATGAAAAAAGAAGAAGTGAAACAAGAAAAGACTTTCACGCTTACAATCATCGATGGCCTCTTTAAGAAAGACGCCGCTTAA
- a CDS encoding PLP-dependent aspartate aminotransferase family protein produces the protein MKKRTLKSAGKSSVCVHAGGYPDKETGAVMPPIYQTTTYAQTSPGVHQGYEYSRCHNPTRTRLEESLAALENAKYALATSSGVSIEMLIMHALPVGSTILCGDDVYGGTYRLFTTVFNKIHNYIFVDTTDVKKVEAALKEHKPKLVWVETPTNPLLKISDIEKISKLAKTHKAITVVDNTFMSPYFQNPLNLGADIVMHSMTKYINGHSDVVGGACMLNNKKLYEKLWTLQKSLGPTQSPFDSWLVLRGIKTLAIRMEAHAKNAMKVAKYLESHPKVEKVSYPGLKSHPQHKLAKKQMSGFGGMITFFLKGDIKKSKKFLQKVEIFSLAESLGGVESLIEHPAIMTHASVPKSVRESIGLTDNLIRLSVGIEDVDDLIDDLESAFKSI, from the coding sequence ATGAAGAAGCGCACACTGAAATCGGCAGGTAAGTCATCAGTGTGCGTACACGCTGGTGGTTATCCAGATAAAGAGACAGGCGCAGTAATGCCTCCAATTTATCAGACAACCACCTATGCTCAAACAAGTCCGGGAGTACATCAAGGATATGAATACTCTCGTTGCCACAACCCTACTCGTACAAGACTAGAGGAATCACTTGCTGCTCTTGAAAATGCAAAGTACGCACTAGCAACTTCAAGTGGTGTCTCAATTGAAATGCTTATTATGCACGCACTCCCTGTAGGTTCAACAATCCTATGTGGTGATGATGTCTATGGTGGTACATACCGACTCTTTACGACTGTCTTTAATAAAATTCATAATTATATTTTTGTGGATACTACTGATGTTAAGAAAGTTGAAGCAGCTTTAAAAGAGCATAAGCCTAAACTCGTATGGGTTGAGACACCAACAAATCCACTTTTAAAAATATCTGATATTGAAAAGATTTCTAAGCTAGCTAAAACACACAAGGCCATTACTGTTGTTGATAATACATTTATGAGCCCCTACTTCCAAAACCCACTTAATCTAGGTGCCGATATTGTCATGCACTCAATGACAAAATATATCAATGGCCATTCTGATGTTGTAGGCGGTGCATGTATGTTAAATAATAAGAAACTCTATGAGAAGTTGTGGACATTGCAAAAATCCTTAGGGCCGACTCAATCACCTTTTGACTCTTGGCTCGTACTAAGGGGTATTAAAACTCTTGCGATACGAATGGAAGCTCATGCTAAGAATGCTATGAAGGTGGCAAAGTACCTAGAATCCCATCCAAAAGTAGAAAAAGTTTCATATCCAGGGCTTAAGTCACATCCACAGCACAAACTTGCTAAGAAGCAAATGTCAGGCTTTGGTGGGATGATTACCTTCTTTTTGAAAGGTGATATAAAAAAATCAAAAAAGTTTTTACAAAAAGTAGAAATTTTCTCACTTGCTGAAAGTCTTGGCGGAGTTGAAAGCTTAATCGAACATCCGGCCATTATGACTCATGCTTCAGTTCCAAAAAGTGTTCGTGAAAGTATTGGACTGACAGATAACCTTATTCGATTATCTGTCGGTATTGAAGATGTCGATGATTTGATTGACGATCTAGAGTCCGCCTTTAAATCAATCTAG
- a CDS encoding DUF455 family protein: MNTFEYARLLLESPFLEDKLTTSAVVTDLNYHKTKDGIKDLRPAREGKIIFSCEQLKFPKRGSFHLDEKKATALHFFANHELLAIEMMATALMYIPIEDKSQYKRIASGLLQTIDDEIKHFNLYRKRMNDFGIDFGDLPVNDFFWRQMQKITSFEEYFAVMALTFEAANLDFAKFYRDIFQGVDDKKSAAILNVVYEDEISHVGFGVHWLNKWRNQSDLWEFYVQSLPDLLSPARAKGMIFDREGRVRTGMDDDFISRIENFKDEFIVTNRKEWK; this comes from the coding sequence ATGAATACTTTCGAGTACGCAAGGCTACTGCTAGAGTCTCCATTTCTTGAAGACAAACTAACGACATCTGCTGTTGTTACGGATCTAAATTATCATAAAACAAAAGATGGAATAAAGGATCTTCGTCCCGCTAGAGAGGGAAAGATCATTTTCTCTTGTGAACAACTGAAATTTCCAAAAAGAGGTAGTTTTCACTTAGATGAAAAGAAGGCGACGGCCTTACACTTCTTCGCAAATCATGAACTTTTAGCTATTGAAATGATGGCCACTGCCTTGATGTATATCCCAATAGAAGATAAGTCTCAATACAAGAGGATTGCCTCTGGTCTGTTACAAACTATTGATGATGAAATCAAACATTTTAATCTTTACCGAAAAAGAATGAATGACTTTGGGATTGATTTTGGAGATCTTCCTGTTAATGACTTTTTTTGGCGACAGATGCAAAAAATCACAAGTTTTGAAGAGTACTTTGCTGTGATGGCCTTAACTTTTGAAGCGGCAAACTTAGATTTTGCAAAATTTTATCGTGATATCTTTCAAGGTGTTGACGATAAAAAGTCAGCAGCAATTTTAAATGTTGTTTACGAAGATGAGATTTCTCACGTTGGCTTTGGCGTTCACTGGCTAAATAAGTGGCGTAATCAAAGTGATCTATGGGAATTCTATGTACAGTCGCTACCAGATCTTCTTTCACCTGCTCGTGCAAAGGGAATGATATTTGATCGTGAAGGACGAGTAAGAACTGGGATGGATGACGACTTTATTTCTCGTATTGAGAATTTTAAAGATGAATTTATCGTCACGAATCGCAAGGAGTGGAAGTGA